Proteins encoded within one genomic window of Camelina sativa cultivar DH55 chromosome 19, Cs, whole genome shotgun sequence:
- the LOC109130966 gene encoding uncharacterized protein LOC109130966, whose amino-acid sequence MVIKKIELCIEIMKIAMEFLVVVADAVRTFLSHSSPPHAHHRHGLYSYSPSPYRPSSPYIMGFLP is encoded by the coding sequence atggtGATAAAGAAAATAGAGCTATGCATAGAGATTATGAAGATAGCAATGGAGTtcttggtggtggtggctgACGCCGTCAGAACCTTCTTGAGCCACTCTTCTCCGCCTCATGCTCACCACCGCCATGGCCTCTACTCTTACTCCCCCTCCCCTTATCGCCCTTCTTCACCTTACATCATGGGCTTTCTTCCCTGA